The following coding sequences lie in one Maribacter forsetii DSM 18668 genomic window:
- a CDS encoding aminotransferase class IV produces MSYPDKVYLNGQIVDSAEAKISVFNRGFIFGDGLYEVMVQINGIFFYEKEHLARLQSGLHKVNIDFDVAILNNEIPKLLHAAQLTDVDCMLYIQITRGVAPRQHSFPSNIKPTVMIYAVPKVLPEINLVNAHVIIRKDFRWSRCDIKMTSLLGNVMLNEEAMQHDCYETILHRNGVFTEASHSNLFFVKDGAVYTHPADEHILNGITRIVVIELCHLLGIKIIEKAIKVAEIDSIDEAFLTGTSTQIAAIQNIDDHQLYSGNKKGPITKRLQEAFLKLK; encoded by the coding sequence ATGAGTTATCCAGATAAAGTTTATTTAAACGGACAGATTGTAGATTCTGCTGAAGCTAAAATTTCTGTCTTTAACCGCGGATTTATTTTTGGTGACGGTCTCTATGAGGTTATGGTTCAAATAAACGGAATTTTCTTTTATGAAAAAGAGCACCTGGCAAGACTACAATCCGGTTTACATAAAGTTAATATTGATTTTGATGTAGCTATTCTTAATAACGAAATACCTAAATTATTACACGCTGCTCAGTTGACAGATGTGGACTGTATGCTGTACATACAGATTACCAGGGGAGTGGCACCGCGACAACATTCTTTTCCGTCAAACATAAAACCAACAGTAATGATTTATGCTGTACCAAAAGTTTTACCTGAAATAAATTTGGTAAATGCACATGTTATTATACGAAAAGATTTTAGGTGGTCTAGATGCGATATTAAAATGACTTCTCTTTTAGGAAATGTAATGCTTAACGAAGAAGCTATGCAGCATGATTGTTATGAAACCATTTTACATAGAAATGGCGTTTTTACAGAGGCATCTCACAGTAATTTATTTTTTGTAAAAGACGGAGCAGTATATACTCACCCAGCAGATGAGCATATTCTTAATGGTATTACCAGAATTGTAGTCATTGAACTTTGCCACTTACTTGGTATTAAAATTATAGAAAAAGCCATTAAGGTAGCTGAAATTGATAGTATTGATGAAGCTTTCCTAACAGGTACCAGTACTCAAATTGCAGCTATTCAAAATATTGATGACCACCAGCTATATTCAGGAAATAAAAAAGGCCCCATTACAAAAAGATTGCAAGAGGCCTTTTTAAAACTAAAATAG
- a CDS encoding SDR family oxidoreductase, producing MENVLVAGANGTTGKKIVNLLKSSQYFEPVAMVRKEEQQEQFEKDNIKTVLGDLEKDLSHTVENIDKVIFAAGSGGKKVVEVDQEGAKSLIDASKNANIKKFVMLSSMGADNPEEASDLKEYLKAKHNADEYLKSKNLMHAIVRPGSLTNDVGTGKIELKSNLNKQGSITRDDVAQTLVRSLHDDAAINSTFEIIQGDTLIGKAMDGNS from the coding sequence ATGGAAAATGTATTAGTTGCTGGTGCTAACGGTACCACAGGAAAAAAAATAGTTAACCTTTTAAAAAGCTCTCAATATTTTGAGCCTGTAGCAATGGTTAGAAAAGAAGAGCAGCAAGAACAATTTGAAAAGGATAATATAAAGACAGTTTTGGGTGATTTAGAGAAAGACTTATCACATACTGTTGAAAATATTGATAAAGTGATTTTTGCTGCCGGATCTGGTGGTAAAAAAGTAGTTGAAGTTGATCAAGAAGGTGCAAAAAGTTTAATTGACGCATCTAAAAATGCAAACATTAAAAAGTTTGTTATGTTAAGTTCTATGGGTGCAGACAATCCTGAAGAAGCTAGTGATCTAAAGGAGTATTTAAAAGCTAAGCACAATGCCGATGAATACCTTAAATCTAAAAATTTAATGCACGCAATAGTTAGACCGGGATCATTGACTAATGATGTTGGCACAGGGAAAATCGAACTAAAATCAAATTTGAATAAGCAAGGCTCCATTACTAGAGATGATGTTGCACAAACACTGGTAAGGTCTTTACATGATGATGCTGCTATAAATAGTACATTTGAAATTATACAGGGTGATACCCTTATTGGCAAGGCTATGGATGGAAACTCCTAA
- a CDS encoding alkene reductase — protein MSTQILLTPFHKNLSLKNRVVMAPMTRSRATNEGNTPTEDLHVPYYTQRASAGLIITEGSQVSKDAVGYVNTAGIHSKEQVEGWKKVTKSVHDKGGKIFIQLWHVGRMSHPDFHNGELPLAPSAINPNAQSYTPEGFKDTVTPKAMSIEDIKQTVADFKNAAINAMEAGFDGVEIHSSNGYLFHQFFNGTSNHRTDQYGGSIENRTRFFFEVLDAIKEVIPQEKIGVRFNPSLDGMFSITMDEETIPTFEYIIKKLNDYNLAYIHLSEPFTDVSDISFAIRDIAKHFRPLYNGTLMINAGFDQESGNKVIEEGNADLVAYGKLYISNPDLVERFAKGHDLAEWDNDTFYSGGKEGYIDYPTFNQETEHA, from the coding sequence ATGAGTACACAAATATTATTAACCCCATTTCATAAAAATCTGAGCTTAAAGAATAGGGTAGTCATGGCGCCTATGACACGTAGTAGAGCTACCAATGAAGGAAATACACCTACAGAAGATTTACATGTTCCCTATTATACGCAACGAGCTTCCGCAGGATTAATTATTACTGAAGGATCGCAGGTTTCTAAAGATGCCGTTGGTTATGTAAATACAGCCGGTATTCATTCAAAAGAACAAGTAGAAGGCTGGAAAAAAGTAACGAAATCAGTACATGATAAGGGAGGTAAGATTTTCATACAACTTTGGCATGTGGGTAGAATGTCTCACCCAGATTTCCATAATGGTGAATTGCCTTTAGCGCCATCTGCCATAAACCCGAATGCACAGTCATATACTCCAGAAGGATTTAAAGATACGGTTACACCAAAAGCCATGAGCATTGAAGACATTAAGCAAACGGTAGCAGATTTTAAGAACGCAGCTATAAATGCCATGGAAGCAGGATTTGACGGTGTTGAAATTCACTCTTCCAATGGATACTTATTTCATCAATTTTTTAATGGAACATCTAATCATAGAACAGATCAATACGGTGGTTCTATAGAAAACAGAACTCGTTTCTTTTTTGAAGTTTTAGATGCTATTAAAGAGGTAATCCCACAAGAAAAAATCGGCGTTAGATTTAACCCTTCTTTAGACGGAATGTTCAGTATTACTATGGACGAGGAAACGATACCAACATTTGAATATATCATCAAAAAATTGAACGATTATAATTTGGCTTATATCCATTTATCAGAACCATTTACAGATGTTTCGGATATTTCCTTTGCGATAAGGGATATTGCCAAGCATTTTAGACCTCTCTATAATGGCACACTAATGATTAATGCAGGGTTTGACCAAGAATCTGGGAACAAGGTTATTGAAGAAGGCAATGCTGATTTGGTCGCTTATGGTAAACTTTATATTTCCAATCCGGATTTAGTGGAACGTTTTGCCAAAGGTCATGATCTGGCAGAATGGGACAATGACACGTTTTATTCTGGAGGTAAAGAAGGTTATATTGACTATCCTACGTTTAATCAAGAAACCGAGCACGCATAA
- a CDS encoding OsmC family protein, with the protein MNFIRKAYATWKGSGKEGQGTLTTESTVLQDTQYSYNTRFEQGNGTNPEELIGAAHAGCFSMQLSFLLGEEGFTPNSLDVEAKVEFKNGEIVKVVLELKGDVPEIKDAQFKEIAENAKSVCPISKLLNAEIELISHLS; encoded by the coding sequence ATGAATTTTATAAGAAAAGCATACGCAACTTGGAAAGGAAGCGGAAAAGAGGGGCAAGGAACCTTAACAACTGAAAGTACAGTCTTACAAGACACACAATACTCATACAACACTAGATTCGAACAAGGAAATGGCACCAATCCTGAAGAGCTGATAGGAGCGGCACACGCAGGATGTTTTTCTATGCAGTTGAGTTTTTTATTAGGTGAAGAAGGTTTTACCCCCAATTCACTTGATGTAGAAGCTAAAGTAGAATTTAAAAATGGTGAGATAGTAAAGGTAGTTCTAGAATTAAAAGGTGATGTACCAGAAATTAAGGACGCACAATTCAAAGAAATTGCAGAAAATGCTAAATCGGTTTGTCCAATTTCGAAATTATTGAATGCAGAAATCGAACTGATTTCGCACCTTAGTTAA
- a CDS encoding helix-turn-helix domain-containing protein, with amino-acid sequence MQEVFKDFSTGGLLKIGNELLLESYRKPKQAGIYIFIRTTTQKASIEVDGVPYTISEHSLLALTPIQFLHYTEGRNLIVYQFNREFYCIKDHDKEVSCAGLLFFSNAHIPVIDLEEKQQRKFDTLHEVFVDELETEDTIQAEMLRMLMARFMIMSTRLLKAKEGFSEATNDVKVDLLRNFNLLVEEYYKSEHSVVFYADKLFKSPKTLSNTFSKFNTTPLQIIHERIILEAKRLLIYTDKTTKEISYEIGFEDASHLSRLFKKQTQQSPSDFKKQLKKSF; translated from the coding sequence ATGCAAGAAGTTTTTAAAGATTTTAGTACTGGTGGATTACTGAAAATTGGTAATGAATTATTACTAGAATCTTATAGAAAACCAAAGCAAGCCGGAATCTATATTTTTATAAGAACCACTACTCAAAAAGCTTCTATTGAAGTAGATGGTGTTCCATATACCATTTCTGAACATAGTTTGCTGGCATTAACACCAATTCAGTTCTTACATTACACAGAAGGCCGTAATTTGATCGTCTATCAATTTAACAGAGAGTTTTACTGTATAAAAGACCATGATAAAGAAGTTAGCTGCGCTGGCTTATTGTTTTTTAGTAATGCACATATTCCTGTTATAGATTTAGAAGAAAAACAACAACGAAAGTTCGATACGCTGCACGAGGTATTTGTTGATGAGCTAGAAACTGAAGATACCATTCAAGCAGAAATGCTTCGTATGCTTATGGCTCGTTTTATGATTATGAGTACGCGACTGCTTAAAGCAAAAGAAGGGTTTAGCGAAGCTACCAATGATGTAAAAGTAGATTTGCTCAGAAACTTCAATTTGCTGGTTGAAGAATATTACAAATCGGAACATTCGGTTGTTTTTTATGCCGATAAGTTATTTAAATCTCCAAAAACACTTTCAAACACCTTTTCAAAATTTAATACCACTCCCCTACAAATTATTCATGAGCGTATTATTCTTGAAGCAAAGAGATTACTTATTTATACAGATAAGACCACAAAAGAAATTTCTTATGAAATTGGTTTTGAAGATGCCTCTCATTTAAGTCGCTTATTTAAAAAGCAAACTCAGCAATCTCCGTCTGATTTTAAGAAGCAACTTAAAAAATCATTTTAG
- a CDS encoding TonB-dependent receptor: MNFSCKRANTLLTFIFLLCLLSKANAQNLKGVVTDKEGVALENVGIFNQSSGQHSHSNLTGSFSLPATTLNDSIFFSNLGFKTFILVIEQKHFNEGVNIALEESSINLEQVEVISKVDAMSRIVNVDVQNDPVKSSQEILRKVPGLLIGQHAGGGKAEQIFLRGFDIDHGTDVAISVDGMPVNMVSHAHGQGYADLHFVIPETIDNINFGKGPYYADKGDFNTAGYVDLSLKKSIDKSMVSYEAGQFNTNRFVGLFNILESSKSSAYVASEVYLTDGPFDSPQNFNRINILGRYNYKDIGKEELTLTASHFQSKWDASGQIPQRAIDQGIIGRFGAIDDTEGGQTSRTNLMLNHTKFLGEDQFLKTRAFVSKYDFELFSNFTFFLEDPINGDQIRQYEDRTIMGAETVFEQIDIAVGADDRFKYSAGIGFRNDNVDDVTLEHTLNRKTVLEQYAFGDVDETNMYGFVDGEYKTGNWTFNPSVRFDYFNFDYENKLTELYDNKSESKAIVSPKLNTIYSVNKDWQLFLKTGLGFHSNDARVVTANEGRDILPRAYGVDFGTIIKPVDKLVLNATLWGLFLDQEFVYVGDAGIVEPSGKTRRVGVEVGARYQMLDWLYLYSDVNYTYARSTEEADGEDYIPLAPDFTAVGGLSFSDIGNFSGNLNYRYLGDRAANEDNSIIAEGYFVTDLNLNYHINNWTVGVIVENLLDTKWNETQFATESRLFSEPASVEEIHFTPGTPFYLRGKVAVRF, from the coding sequence ATGAATTTTAGCTGTAAAAGGGCGAATACGCTGTTAACTTTTATTTTTTTATTATGTTTATTATCTAAGGCAAATGCCCAGAATCTAAAGGGTGTGGTCACCGATAAAGAAGGTGTGGCCTTAGAGAATGTGGGCATTTTCAACCAGTCATCGGGGCAACATAGCCACTCAAACCTTACCGGTTCCTTTTCATTACCAGCAACCACATTAAACGATTCAATATTTTTTTCGAACTTGGGTTTTAAAACCTTTATATTAGTAATTGAACAGAAACATTTCAATGAAGGTGTTAATATAGCTTTAGAAGAATCCAGCATCAATTTAGAGCAAGTTGAAGTGATTTCTAAAGTTGATGCCATGAGTAGAATTGTAAATGTAGATGTACAGAACGACCCTGTAAAATCTTCACAAGAGATTCTTAGAAAAGTACCGGGTCTATTAATAGGTCAACATGCAGGTGGTGGTAAAGCTGAACAGATATTTTTAAGAGGATTTGATATTGATCACGGTACCGATGTAGCCATAAGTGTAGATGGTATGCCGGTAAATATGGTATCTCATGCACACGGTCAAGGGTATGCCGATCTACACTTTGTAATACCGGAAACTATAGATAATATCAACTTTGGTAAAGGTCCGTATTACGCGGACAAAGGCGATTTCAATACAGCCGGATATGTAGATTTGAGTCTTAAGAAAAGCATTGATAAGAGTATGGTCTCTTACGAAGCGGGACAATTTAATACAAACAGATTTGTAGGTCTCTTCAATATTTTAGAAAGTAGTAAGAGTAGCGCATATGTAGCATCTGAGGTGTATTTAACTGACGGACCATTTGATTCTCCACAGAATTTTAACCGTATAAATATTCTAGGACGATATAATTATAAGGATATAGGGAAAGAGGAATTAACTTTGACCGCATCACATTTTCAAAGTAAGTGGGATGCTTCTGGACAAATTCCACAACGCGCAATTGATCAAGGTATAATAGGTCGTTTTGGTGCTATAGACGATACTGAAGGCGGACAAACAAGTAGAACGAACTTGATGTTGAACCACACTAAATTTTTAGGTGAAGATCAATTTTTAAAAACAAGGGCTTTTGTCAGTAAATATGATTTTGAACTGTTTTCTAATTTTACCTTCTTTTTAGAAGACCCAATAAATGGAGATCAAATACGCCAGTATGAAGATAGAACCATAATGGGAGCTGAAACTGTCTTTGAACAAATAGATATAGCCGTTGGTGCAGATGACAGGTTTAAATATTCTGCGGGAATAGGATTTAGAAACGATAACGTAGATGATGTGACCTTAGAGCATACTTTAAACAGGAAGACGGTTTTAGAACAATATGCCTTTGGTGATGTAGATGAAACCAATATGTACGGTTTTGTTGACGGAGAGTATAAAACAGGTAACTGGACATTTAATCCGTCTGTTCGTTTCGACTATTTCAACTTTGACTATGAAAACAAACTAACTGAATTATATGATAATAAAAGCGAAAGCAAGGCTATAGTGAGTCCTAAATTAAACACTATTTATTCAGTAAATAAAGACTGGCAGTTATTCTTGAAAACTGGCTTAGGTTTTCATTCAAACGATGCCCGTGTAGTTACGGCAAACGAAGGTAGGGATATTCTCCCAAGGGCATATGGTGTTGATTTTGGAACTATAATCAAGCCAGTGGATAAATTGGTGTTGAACGCCACATTATGGGGGTTATTTTTAGATCAAGAGTTTGTGTATGTTGGTGATGCAGGTATTGTTGAGCCTAGTGGAAAAACTAGAAGAGTTGGTGTAGAAGTTGGTGCGCGTTATCAAATGCTAGATTGGTTATATCTATATAGTGATGTTAATTATACCTATGCTAGAAGTACAGAAGAAGCTGATGGTGAAGATTATATTCCTTTAGCGCCAGATTTTACTGCTGTAGGCGGATTGTCTTTCAGCGATATTGGCAATTTTTCAGGGAACCTTAACTATAGATATTTAGGTGATAGAGCGGCTAATGAAGATAATAGCATTATCGCAGAAGGATATTTTGTGACCGACCTAAACCTGAACTACCATATCAATAATTGGACAGTTGGTGTAATCGTTGAAAACTTATTAGATACGAAGTGGAACGAAACGCAATTCGCTACCGAAAGTAGATTGTTCAGTGAACCAGCTTCTGTTGAAGAAATTCATTTTACTCCCGGTACTCCATTTTATTTAAGAGGCAAGGTTGCTGTTAGATTTTAA
- a CDS encoding PQQ-dependent sugar dehydrogenase → MKTSFLKLAMVLSVVIALHSCKENKKENNDSTAKEIELDSTDLALLDLNLPEGFQIEVYARGVDGARSMAMGDNGTLFVGTRTENNVYAIQDTNGDFKADNIIVLDTMEVPNGIAMRNGDLYVAQPGSLWKYPNIEDQVGGELEKELIYDDFPTEFHHGWKYIAFGPDDKLYVPVGAPCNICNRTDEDERFATISRMDADGSNREIYARGVRNSVGFTWHPDTKQMWFTDNGRDMLGDDIPPCELNTVTEAGQHFGYPFCHGGIIKDPEFGDLRPCSDFVDPALQLDAHVAPLAIKFYTGTMFPEEYKGKAFITEHGSWNRSKKVGYRIMMVDIEDGEVVNNEIFIDGWLNESEQKASGRPVDMLVLKDGSMLISDDYGDAIYRLSYNNTALASNN, encoded by the coding sequence ATGAAAACTTCATTTTTAAAATTAGCTATGGTTTTGTCCGTAGTTATAGCATTACACTCTTGTAAAGAAAATAAGAAAGAAAACAATGATAGTACGGCAAAAGAAATTGAACTTGATAGTACAGATTTGGCGTTACTAGACCTGAATCTTCCAGAAGGTTTTCAAATTGAAGTATATGCTAGGGGAGTAGACGGCGCTCGTTCTATGGCAATGGGTGATAACGGAACTTTGTTCGTAGGCACTAGAACAGAAAATAATGTATATGCCATACAAGATACTAATGGAGATTTTAAAGCTGACAATATTATAGTGCTTGATACTATGGAAGTGCCTAACGGAATTGCCATGAGAAATGGTGATTTATATGTTGCGCAACCAGGTAGTCTTTGGAAATACCCAAATATTGAAGACCAAGTTGGAGGTGAATTAGAAAAGGAATTGATTTATGATGATTTTCCGACGGAATTTCACCATGGTTGGAAATACATAGCCTTTGGACCTGATGATAAATTATATGTACCGGTAGGTGCACCATGTAATATTTGTAACCGTACCGATGAAGATGAACGTTTTGCAACTATTTCAAGAATGGATGCTGATGGTAGTAATCGTGAAATATATGCTAGAGGAGTTAGAAACTCAGTTGGCTTTACGTGGCATCCTGATACAAAGCAAATGTGGTTTACAGATAATGGTCGTGATATGTTAGGTGATGATATTCCTCCTTGCGAATTGAATACAGTTACCGAAGCTGGTCAGCATTTTGGGTATCCATTTTGCCATGGTGGTATTATTAAAGATCCAGAATTTGGAGATTTAAGACCTTGTTCAGATTTTGTTGACCCTGCTTTGCAGCTAGATGCTCACGTTGCTCCTTTAGCTATAAAATTTTATACAGGTACTATGTTCCCAGAAGAATATAAGGGCAAAGCTTTTATTACAGAACACGGTTCTTGGAACAGAAGCAAGAAAGTAGGTTATAGAATTATGATGGTTGATATTGAAGATGGCGAAGTTGTAAATAACGAGATTTTCATTGATGGCTGGTTAAACGAATCTGAACAAAAAGCTTCAGGTAGACCAGTAGATATGTTAGTTTTAAAAGATGGATCTATGCTTATATCAGATGATTATGGTGATGCTATTTATAGGTTATCCTATAACAATACAGCTCTTGCCAGCAACAATTAA
- a CDS encoding DEAD/DEAH box helicase — translation MQETVFELQDRKTDKELYSYQQGAIQQIFDKFDSERDDYHLLYQLPTGGGKTVIFSEMVRQYLKNHNKKVLVMTHRIELCNQTSAMLTSFGVVNKVVNSKANLDDHERYSCYVAMVETLNNRLNDDQLDISDVGLVIIDEAHYNSFTKLFKFFENSFVLGVTATPLSSNKDLPMNKNYDELIPGETIENLIANDFLARAEVFQYDMGLTSLEIGSNGDYTVKSSADLYTSPAMLSKLLEAYTKHSKGKKTLIFNNGIETSIQVYHTFQAAGLNIMHLDNTATKKQRKQILKWFKETPDAILTSVSILTTGFDEPTIDTIILNRATKSLTLYYQMIGRGSRVLNNKSKFTVIDLGNNLYRFGPWGADLDWGAIFKSPNFYMDRIKDDEDIESDFKLELSEEVKAEFKNSEDTYFDIKETYETATFAGESSKVVLERSIAHHAYMCIENSEDVYDALALAKLLKEDIDNRIHVYGKCISKSTYNFLSWLKDDYQKKLNAYLRENFDRVFEDIHGHPPED, via the coding sequence ATGCAAGAGACAGTTTTTGAATTACAAGATAGAAAGACCGACAAGGAACTTTACAGCTATCAACAAGGTGCAATTCAACAAATTTTTGACAAGTTCGATTCAGAACGAGATGATTATCACCTTCTATACCAATTGCCTACCGGTGGTGGTAAAACAGTGATTTTTTCCGAAATGGTACGTCAATACCTCAAAAACCACAACAAAAAGGTTTTGGTAATGACGCATCGTATTGAACTTTGTAACCAAACTTCTGCCATGCTTACTAGTTTTGGCGTTGTGAATAAAGTAGTAAACAGCAAGGCTAATCTTGATGACCATGAACGTTACAGTTGTTATGTAGCCATGGTAGAGACCTTAAACAATAGGTTGAACGATGACCAACTAGATATTTCTGATGTTGGTTTGGTTATTATTGATGAAGCTCACTATAATTCTTTCACCAAACTTTTTAAGTTCTTCGAAAATTCTTTTGTTCTTGGTGTTACGGCAACCCCGTTAAGTTCTAATAAGGACTTACCAATGAACAAAAACTATGATGAGCTTATACCAGGTGAAACCATAGAAAATCTTATTGCCAATGATTTCTTGGCAAGGGCAGAAGTATTTCAGTATGATATGGGACTTACGTCTCTTGAAATTGGGTCTAATGGTGATTATACCGTAAAATCTTCGGCTGATCTATATACAAGCCCTGCAATGTTAAGTAAGCTATTAGAAGCTTATACCAAACATTCTAAAGGTAAAAAGACATTGATTTTCAACAATGGTATTGAAACTTCTATACAGGTATACCATACTTTTCAAGCTGCTGGTTTAAATATTATGCATCTTGATAATACTGCTACCAAAAAGCAGCGTAAGCAAATATTAAAATGGTTTAAAGAAACACCTGATGCTATACTAACATCCGTAAGTATATTGACCACAGGTTTTGATGAGCCTACTATTGATACTATTATCTTAAATAGGGCAACAAAATCTCTTACTCTTTACTATCAAATGATCGGTAGGGGTTCTAGGGTTTTGAATAACAAATCTAAATTTACGGTTATAGATTTAGGTAACAACCTTTATCGTTTTGGACCATGGGGTGCAGATTTAGATTGGGGAGCTATTTTCAAGTCTCCCAATTTCTACATGGACCGTATTAAGGATGATGAGGATATTGAAAGTGATTTTAAACTTGAGCTTTCCGAAGAAGTAAAAGCAGAATTCAAGAACTCAGAAGATACTTATTTTGATATTAAAGAAACTTACGAAACGGCAACGTTTGCGGGCGAATCTTCAAAAGTTGTTTTAGAACGATCCATTGCACATCATGCTTATATGTGTATTGAAAATAGTGAAGATGTTTATGATGCACTAGCTTTAGCAAAATTGCTAAAGGAAGATATTGATAATCGTATTCATGTATATGGAAAATGCATAAGTAAGAGTACTTATAATTTCTTAAGCTGGTTGAAAGATGATTACCAAAAGAAATTGAATGCTTACTTACGTGAAAATTTTGATAGGGTATTTGAAGATATTCACGGGCATCCGCCAGAAGATTAA
- a CDS encoding carboxymuconolactone decarboxylase family protein: MSTFNIPTREDVSENNKAIFDNLEKALGFVPNLYATYANSDTALENYLNFANAKTSLSAKEKEVVNLAVSEVNNCIYCLSAHTAIGKMNGFTDEQILELRAGKASFDSKLDALAQLAKNVTENRGRTDEKVLENYFAAGYTKANLIDTISLVGDKTISNYIHSTTQVPVDFPEAVAL, from the coding sequence ATGAGCACATTTAATATACCAACAAGAGAAGACGTAAGTGAAAACAATAAAGCGATTTTCGATAATTTAGAAAAAGCTTTGGGCTTTGTTCCTAACTTATATGCAACATATGCAAATAGTGATACGGCATTAGAAAACTACTTGAATTTTGCAAACGCAAAAACATCATTATCAGCTAAAGAGAAAGAAGTTGTCAATTTAGCGGTTAGTGAAGTAAATAACTGTATCTATTGTTTGTCTGCACATACGGCAATAGGTAAAATGAACGGATTTACTGATGAGCAAATTCTTGAACTAAGAGCTGGTAAAGCATCTTTTGACTCCAAATTGGATGCTTTGGCTCAATTAGCAAAAAACGTTACAGAGAATAGAGGTCGTACAGATGAAAAAGTTTTAGAAAATTATTTTGCTGCTGGTTATACAAAAGCAAATTTAATTGACACCATTTCATTAGTAGGTGACAAAACAATATCAAACTACATACATAGCACTACTCAGGTGCCAGTAGATTTTCCTGAAGCAGTTGCTTTATAA